One window from the genome of Salvelinus fontinalis isolate EN_2023a chromosome 3, ASM2944872v1, whole genome shotgun sequence encodes:
- the LOC129834881 gene encoding homeobox protein BarH-like 1, translated as MQHPLDLGAHYYLPEAYTDHRSHSHRYRSFMIEEILTDHHKVSTPAGDLLKFGVQALLSARPYHNHLVLKADQSGILKFPMSPLSCSLGSPLGSALLSGAPGLHHGSASHHLPLDLHLRSKLEHVGDGSSKTKKGRRSRTVFTELQLMGLEKRFEKQKYLSTPDRIDLAECLDLSQLQVKTWYQNRRMKWKKIVLQGGGLESPTKPKGRPKKNSIPSSEQLSEQERSRDVDRKSDGSTSSHSDT; from the exons ATGCAGCATCCCTTGGATTTGGGGGCTCACTACTATCTTCCGGAGGCTTACACCGACCACCGCTCCCACTCACATCGCTACCGGAGCTTCATGATCGAAGAGATTCTGACCGACCACCACAAGGTGTCTACCCCGGCAGGGGACCTGCTCAAGTTTGGAGTACAAGCTCTGTTATCGGCACGGCCATACCACAACCACCTGG TTTTGAAGGCCGACCAGTCGGGTATCCTGAAGTTCCCCATGTCGCCACTCTCTTGTTCACTTGGATCACCGTTAGGCTCTGCTCTCCTATCTGGGGCTCCAGGCCTGCACCACGGCTCAGCCTCCCACCACCTCCCGCTGGACCTCCACCTCCGAAGCAAGCTGGAGCACGTCGGCGACGGCAGCAGCAAGACCAAAAAGGGCCGACGGAGCAGGACAGTCTTCACTGAGCTACAGCTCATGGGCCTGGAGAAGAGATTTGAGAAACAAAAGTACCTTTCAACACCAGACAG AATAGATCTAGCTGAGTGTTTGGATCTGAGTCAACTACAAGTCAAGACCTGGTACCAGAACAGAAGAATGAAATGGAAGAAAATA GTCCTACAAGGAGGAGGACTGGAATCTCCAACCAAACCAAAAGGCCGTCCTAAGAAGAACTCCATCCCGTCGAGCGAGCAGCTTTCGGAGCAGGAGAGGTCTCGAGACGTCGACCGTAAATCGGACGGTTCCACCTCGTCACATTCAGACACTTAA